A genomic segment from Daphnia carinata strain CSIRO-1 chromosome 1, CSIRO_AGI_Dcar_HiC_V3, whole genome shotgun sequence encodes:
- the LOC130692515 gene encoding dual 3',5'-cyclic-AMP and -GMP phosphodiesterase 11-like isoform X9 has translation MDYIRRPCFSQLTSGPNDLWWRSAMGQTMCYFGLDKPGTAASRGGEDSSLTKGNSGDHHVGYSRPATPSAPGGTNLQNSAAGSYSSFCGITGSTGSSALAPAAPSAGGGPIAGPTSYRDHNEQSGSGEWDLKKWNEERERDRETWINDPEWLRVESWIDEHPNFCLDYFLRKATRQMVDAWLVSHSLPSGGAGAASGGSTETESGSSTSGQQQQPGIGSSGKTSSGMATPVRKISAHEFERGGLLRPLISNVDGTLTFISPSTSEETHALINHSIKPFRRNRHELKSLDEKELIFELVKDICNDLDVRSLCHKILQNVSILTKADRCSLFLVQGERGSDSRCLVSKLFDVCSQSTLKEMEKKEEIRIPWGSGIVGYVAQSGEPVNIPDAYKDERFNHDVDVMTGYHTRSMLCLPIKDSNNEVIGVAQVINKQGDYEATFTATDSRVFAGYLQFCGIGLKNAQLYERSQLEIKRNQVLLDLARMIFEEQSTLEIMVYRILTHTQSLIQCQRCQVLLVHEASKGTFSRVFDFEASDLSGEDQEGSGTSPNESRFPINVGITSYVATTAETVNIIDAYKDTRFDPSVDEGTDFVHKTVLCMPIKNSDGYTIGVIQLVNKFNNLPFTKNDENFVEAFSIFCGMGINNTNMYEKAIVAMAKQRVTLEVLSYHATAPAEDATKLKKAIVPSAKAYRLHDYRFNDFSLEDEETLKACLRMFLDLDLIGRFHIDYEVLCRWLLSVKKNYRNVTYHNWRHAFNVAQMMFAIVTGTQWWKVLGEIEVLSLIMACLCHDLDHRGTNNSFQVKASSPLAQLYTTSTMERHHFDQCLMILSSQGCQILSNVTSIEYTKIIKVLEEAILSTDLAVYFGKRGAFFQLVSSRSYDWWQDSHRELLRGMMMTACDVAAITKPWEVQWKVADLVANEFFEQGDIERRELNITPIDMMNREKKDQLPAMQVGFIDSICLPVYDAFSAVDEKLTPLLDGVHSNRKNWQSLADSYNKRLQDQKEAMQEQKRKLEHQQSAAQQTQQRNGQISPVEA, from the exons ATGGATTATATCAGGCGGCCATGCTTCTCTCAGCTGACCAGTGGACCGAATGACTTGTGGTGGCGGTCAGCCATGGGTCAGACCATGTGCTACTTTGGACTGGATAAAC CAGGAACAGCAGCTTCACGTGGTGGGGAGGATTCTTCGCTGACGAAAGGGAATTCGGGTGATCATCACGTTGGTTATTCGCGTCCTGCCACTCCGTCAGCGCCCGGGGGGACGAACCTTCAGAATTCAGCAGCAGGCTCTTATTCATCCTTCTGTGGGATCACAGGATCCACTGGATCATCCGCACTGGCTCCGGCAGCGCCTTCCGCTGGCGGGGGTCCTATCGCCGGTCCGACTAGTTACCGCGATCATAACGAACAGTCCGGCAGCGGCGAATGGGACctgaaaaaatggaacgaagAACGCGAACGAGATCGAGAAACGTGGATCAACGATCCGGAATGGCTCCGCGTCGAGTCGTGGATCGACGAACATCCCAATTTTTGTCTCGACTATTTTCTCAG GAAAGCTACTCGGCAGATGGTCGATGCCTGGCTGGTGTCACACTCGCTCCCAAGCGGAGGCGCTGGAGCCGCTTCCGGAGGATCTACCGAAACGGAATCAGGTTCTTCGACGAGtggtcagcaacaacagccggGAATCGGCAGCAGTGGCAAAACTAGTTCTGGAATGGCGACACCCGTCCGCAAGATCTCGGCTCACGAATTTGAGCGTGGCGGTCTGCTCCGACCGCTAATTAGCAACGTTGACGGCACGCTGACATTCATCAGCCCGTCGACCAGCGAAGAGACACACGCCCTCATCAACCACAGCATTAAACCTTTCCGGCGGAATCGTCACGAGCTCAAATCACTTGATGAGAAGGAGCTCATTTTCGAGCTCGTCAAAGATATATGTAACGATCTGGACGTACGCAGTCTCTGCCACAAAATCCTGCAG AACGTGAGCATTCTGACGAAAGCCGATCGATGCTCCCTCTTCCTGGTGCAAGGCGAACGAGGATCCGACTCGCGCTGCCTCGTCTCGAAACTTTTCGACGTCTGTTCCCAATCCACTTTGaaggaaatggagaaaaaggaggaaattcGCATCCCGTGGGGATCCGGCATTGTGGGCTACGTAGCTCAAAGTGGCGAGCCAGTCAACATACCTGATGCATACAAA GACGAACGTTTCAATCACGATGTGGACGTGATGACGGGCTACCATACGCGCTCCATGCTCTGTCTGCCGATCAAAGACTCGAATAACGAGGTCATTGGGGTCGCGCAAGTCATCAACAAACAGGGGGATTACGAAGCCACATTCACGGCGACCGATAGCCGGGTCTTTGCCGGTTATCTCCAGTTTTGCGGCATCGGTCTCAAAAATGCGCAGCTCTACGAGCGCAGCCAATTAGAAATTAAACGCAATCAG GTTTTATTGGATTTAGCCCGCATGATCTTTGAGGAGCAAAGTACGCTGGAGATCATGGTCTACCGCATCTTAACCCACACGCAATCACTAATACAGTGTCAGCGTTGCCAG GTATTACTAGTCCACGAGGCGTCGAAGGGAACCTTTTCCCGTGTATTCGATTTTGAAGCCAGCGATCTTAGCGGAGAGGACCAGGAGGGATCTGGAACTAG TCCAAACGAAAGTCGATTCCCGATTAACGTGGGCATCACCAGTTACGTCGCAACGACGGCAGAG ACAGTGAACATAATCGACGCTTACAAGGACACTCGATTCGATCCTTCGGTCGACGAAGGCACGGATTTCGTCCACAAAACGGTCCTCTGCATGCCCATCAAGAATTCCGACGGTTACACCATCGGAGTCATCCAG TTAGTTaacaaattcaacaacttgCCGTTCACCAAAAACGATGAGAACTTTGTCGAAGCTTTCTCAATCTTTTGCGGCATGGGCATCAACAACACCAACAT GTACGAGAAAGCCATTGTGGCCATGGCCAAACAGCGCGTCACGCTGGAGGTGTTGAGTTACCACGCTACCGCGCCGGCCGAGGATGCCACCAagttaaag AAAGCCATCGTCCCGTCGGCAAAAGCGTATCGACTGCACGACTACCGTTTCAACGACTTCAGTCTGGAGGATGAAGAGACTTTGAAG GCCTGCCTTCGAATGTTTCTCGATTTGGACTTGATTGGGAGATTCCACATTGATTACGAAGTCCTCTGCCGCTGGCTCCTCAGCGTCAAAAAGAACTACCGCAACGTGACGTACCACAATTGGAGGCACGCCTTCAACGTGGCCCAAATGATGTTTGCCATCGTGACG GGCACGCAGTGGTGGAAAGTTCTAGGTGAAATCGAAGTTCTTTCGCTCATTATGGCTTGTCTGTGTCACGATCTTGATCACAGAGGAACCAATAATTCCTTCCAAGTCAA AGCCTCCTCACCGCTGGCGCAATTGTACACAACATCGACGATGGAGCGTCATCATTTCGACCAATGTCTCATGATTCTGAGCAGCCAA GGTTGTCAAATATTGAGCAACGTCACTTCTATCGAATACACGAAGATCATCAAAGTCCTCGAGGAAGCCATCCTATCCACCGACTTGGCTGTCTATTTCGG GAAACGTGGAGCTTTCTTTCAACTGGTTTCATCCCGGTCGTACGATTGGTGGCAGGACAGTCATCGGGAGCTGTTACGCGGCATGATGATGACTGCTTGCGACGTCGCCGCCATCACCAAACCGTGGGAGGTGCAGTGGAAGGTGGCCGATTTGGTAGCCAACGAATTCTTTGAACAGGGAGACATTGAGCGCCGGGAGCTCAACATTACGCCGATT GATATGATGAATCGTGAAAAGAAAGATCAACTACCCGCTATGCAAGTCGGATTTATCGATTCTATTTGCCTACCAGTCTACGAC GCGTTTTCCGCGGTGGATGAGAAGCTAACTCCTTTACTGGATGGAGTCCATTCGAATCGAAAGAACTGGCAGTCGCTGGCCGATTCCTATAACAAGCGACTACAGGATCAGAAGGAAGCGATGCAAgagcaaaaaaggaaactggAGCATCAACAATCAGCGGCGCAACAGACACAGCAACGTAATGGCCAAATTAGCCCTGTGGAAGCTTGA
- the LOC130692515 gene encoding dual 3',5'-cyclic-AMP and -GMP phosphodiesterase 11-like isoform X10 → MDYIRRPCFSQLTSGPNDLWWRSAMGQTMCYFGLDKRTAASRGGEDSSLTKGNSGDHHVGYSRPATPSAPGGTNLQNSAAGSYSSFCGITGSTGSSALAPAAPSAGGGPIAGPTSYRDHNEQSGSGEWDLKKWNEERERDRETWINDPEWLRVESWIDEHPNFCLDYFLRKATRQMVDAWLVSHSLPSGGAGAASGGSTETESGSSTSGQQQQPGIGSSGKTSSGMATPVRKISAHEFERGGLLRPLISNVDGTLTFISPSTSEETHALINHSIKPFRRNRHELKSLDEKELIFELVKDICNDLDVRSLCHKILQNVSILTKADRCSLFLVQGERGSDSRCLVSKLFDVCSQSTLKEMEKKEEIRIPWGSGIVGYVAQSGEPVNIPDAYKDERFNHDVDVMTGYHTRSMLCLPIKDSNNEVIGVAQVINKQGDYEATFTATDSRVFAGYLQFCGIGLKNAQLYERSQLEIKRNQVLLDLARMIFEEQSTLEIMVYRILTHTQSLIQCQRCQVLLVHEASKGTFSRVFDFEASDLSGEDQEGSGTSPNESRFPINVGITSYVATTAETVNIIDAYKDTRFDPSVDEGTDFVHKTVLCMPIKNSDGYTIGVIQLVNKFNNLPFTKNDENFVEAFSIFCGMGINNTNMYEKAIVAMAKQRVTLEVLSYHATAPAEDATKLKKAIVPSAKAYRLHDYRFNDFSLEDEETLKACLRMFLDLDLIGRFHIDYEVLCRWLLSVKKNYRNVTYHNWRHAFNVAQMMFAIVTGTQWWKVLGEIEVLSLIMACLCHDLDHRGTNNSFQVKASSPLAQLYTTSTMERHHFDQCLMILSSQGCQILSNVTSIEYTKIIKVLEEAILSTDLAVYFGKRGAFFQLVSSRSYDWWQDSHRELLRGMMMTACDVAAITKPWEVQWKVADLVANEFFEQGDIERRELNITPIDMMNREKKDQLPAMQVGFIDSICLPVYDAFSAVDEKLTPLLDGVHSNRKNWQSLADSYNKRLQDQKEAMQEQKRKLEHQQSAAQQTQQRNGQISPVEA, encoded by the exons ATGGATTATATCAGGCGGCCATGCTTCTCTCAGCTGACCAGTGGACCGAATGACTTGTGGTGGCGGTCAGCCATGGGTCAGACCATGTGCTACTTTGGACTGGATAAAC GAACAGCAGCTTCACGTGGTGGGGAGGATTCTTCGCTGACGAAAGGGAATTCGGGTGATCATCACGTTGGTTATTCGCGTCCTGCCACTCCGTCAGCGCCCGGGGGGACGAACCTTCAGAATTCAGCAGCAGGCTCTTATTCATCCTTCTGTGGGATCACAGGATCCACTGGATCATCCGCACTGGCTCCGGCAGCGCCTTCCGCTGGCGGGGGTCCTATCGCCGGTCCGACTAGTTACCGCGATCATAACGAACAGTCCGGCAGCGGCGAATGGGACctgaaaaaatggaacgaagAACGCGAACGAGATCGAGAAACGTGGATCAACGATCCGGAATGGCTCCGCGTCGAGTCGTGGATCGACGAACATCCCAATTTTTGTCTCGACTATTTTCTCAG GAAAGCTACTCGGCAGATGGTCGATGCCTGGCTGGTGTCACACTCGCTCCCAAGCGGAGGCGCTGGAGCCGCTTCCGGAGGATCTACCGAAACGGAATCAGGTTCTTCGACGAGtggtcagcaacaacagccggGAATCGGCAGCAGTGGCAAAACTAGTTCTGGAATGGCGACACCCGTCCGCAAGATCTCGGCTCACGAATTTGAGCGTGGCGGTCTGCTCCGACCGCTAATTAGCAACGTTGACGGCACGCTGACATTCATCAGCCCGTCGACCAGCGAAGAGACACACGCCCTCATCAACCACAGCATTAAACCTTTCCGGCGGAATCGTCACGAGCTCAAATCACTTGATGAGAAGGAGCTCATTTTCGAGCTCGTCAAAGATATATGTAACGATCTGGACGTACGCAGTCTCTGCCACAAAATCCTGCAG AACGTGAGCATTCTGACGAAAGCCGATCGATGCTCCCTCTTCCTGGTGCAAGGCGAACGAGGATCCGACTCGCGCTGCCTCGTCTCGAAACTTTTCGACGTCTGTTCCCAATCCACTTTGaaggaaatggagaaaaaggaggaaattcGCATCCCGTGGGGATCCGGCATTGTGGGCTACGTAGCTCAAAGTGGCGAGCCAGTCAACATACCTGATGCATACAAA GACGAACGTTTCAATCACGATGTGGACGTGATGACGGGCTACCATACGCGCTCCATGCTCTGTCTGCCGATCAAAGACTCGAATAACGAGGTCATTGGGGTCGCGCAAGTCATCAACAAACAGGGGGATTACGAAGCCACATTCACGGCGACCGATAGCCGGGTCTTTGCCGGTTATCTCCAGTTTTGCGGCATCGGTCTCAAAAATGCGCAGCTCTACGAGCGCAGCCAATTAGAAATTAAACGCAATCAG GTTTTATTGGATTTAGCCCGCATGATCTTTGAGGAGCAAAGTACGCTGGAGATCATGGTCTACCGCATCTTAACCCACACGCAATCACTAATACAGTGTCAGCGTTGCCAG GTATTACTAGTCCACGAGGCGTCGAAGGGAACCTTTTCCCGTGTATTCGATTTTGAAGCCAGCGATCTTAGCGGAGAGGACCAGGAGGGATCTGGAACTAG TCCAAACGAAAGTCGATTCCCGATTAACGTGGGCATCACCAGTTACGTCGCAACGACGGCAGAG ACAGTGAACATAATCGACGCTTACAAGGACACTCGATTCGATCCTTCGGTCGACGAAGGCACGGATTTCGTCCACAAAACGGTCCTCTGCATGCCCATCAAGAATTCCGACGGTTACACCATCGGAGTCATCCAG TTAGTTaacaaattcaacaacttgCCGTTCACCAAAAACGATGAGAACTTTGTCGAAGCTTTCTCAATCTTTTGCGGCATGGGCATCAACAACACCAACAT GTACGAGAAAGCCATTGTGGCCATGGCCAAACAGCGCGTCACGCTGGAGGTGTTGAGTTACCACGCTACCGCGCCGGCCGAGGATGCCACCAagttaaag AAAGCCATCGTCCCGTCGGCAAAAGCGTATCGACTGCACGACTACCGTTTCAACGACTTCAGTCTGGAGGATGAAGAGACTTTGAAG GCCTGCCTTCGAATGTTTCTCGATTTGGACTTGATTGGGAGATTCCACATTGATTACGAAGTCCTCTGCCGCTGGCTCCTCAGCGTCAAAAAGAACTACCGCAACGTGACGTACCACAATTGGAGGCACGCCTTCAACGTGGCCCAAATGATGTTTGCCATCGTGACG GGCACGCAGTGGTGGAAAGTTCTAGGTGAAATCGAAGTTCTTTCGCTCATTATGGCTTGTCTGTGTCACGATCTTGATCACAGAGGAACCAATAATTCCTTCCAAGTCAA AGCCTCCTCACCGCTGGCGCAATTGTACACAACATCGACGATGGAGCGTCATCATTTCGACCAATGTCTCATGATTCTGAGCAGCCAA GGTTGTCAAATATTGAGCAACGTCACTTCTATCGAATACACGAAGATCATCAAAGTCCTCGAGGAAGCCATCCTATCCACCGACTTGGCTGTCTATTTCGG GAAACGTGGAGCTTTCTTTCAACTGGTTTCATCCCGGTCGTACGATTGGTGGCAGGACAGTCATCGGGAGCTGTTACGCGGCATGATGATGACTGCTTGCGACGTCGCCGCCATCACCAAACCGTGGGAGGTGCAGTGGAAGGTGGCCGATTTGGTAGCCAACGAATTCTTTGAACAGGGAGACATTGAGCGCCGGGAGCTCAACATTACGCCGATT GATATGATGAATCGTGAAAAGAAAGATCAACTACCCGCTATGCAAGTCGGATTTATCGATTCTATTTGCCTACCAGTCTACGAC GCGTTTTCCGCGGTGGATGAGAAGCTAACTCCTTTACTGGATGGAGTCCATTCGAATCGAAAGAACTGGCAGTCGCTGGCCGATTCCTATAACAAGCGACTACAGGATCAGAAGGAAGCGATGCAAgagcaaaaaaggaaactggAGCATCAACAATCAGCGGCGCAACAGACACAGCAACGTAATGGCCAAATTAGCCCTGTGGAAGCTTGA